One segment of Rhodanobacter thiooxydans DNA contains the following:
- the proC gene encoding pyrroline-5-carboxylate reductase — protein MTRLAFIGGGNMARSLIGGLLKTGVAPATLSVAEPLAEARQLLGREFGVACYAENRLAAADAEVILLAVKPQVMPAIHTDLRDILQRNRPLLISIAAGVRLDQLERWFGNGLPIVRCMPNTPALIGAGATGLCANSRVSPAQKAQAQHILDAAGTTRWIDDEALMDTVTALSGSGPAYFFALVEALEAAAVAQGLPRDTARALAAQTCLGAGRMLVDGGEDPALLRQRVTSPNGTTQAALESFSADGLPHIVARAVAAATRRGVELAAELDKLL, from the coding sequence ATGACACGACTAGCCTTCATCGGCGGCGGCAACATGGCGCGCAGCCTGATCGGCGGCCTGCTGAAAACCGGCGTGGCGCCGGCCACCCTCAGCGTGGCCGAACCACTGGCCGAGGCACGCCAGCTGCTGGGCCGCGAATTCGGCGTCGCCTGCTACGCCGAAAACCGGCTGGCCGCGGCGGACGCCGAGGTGATCCTGCTGGCGGTGAAGCCGCAGGTGATGCCGGCGATCCACACCGACCTGCGCGACATCCTGCAGCGCAACCGGCCGCTGCTGATCTCGATCGCCGCCGGCGTGCGACTGGACCAGCTGGAGCGCTGGTTCGGCAACGGCCTGCCGATCGTGCGCTGCATGCCGAACACGCCGGCGCTGATCGGCGCCGGCGCCACCGGCCTGTGCGCGAACAGCCGGGTCAGCCCGGCGCAGAAAGCGCAGGCGCAGCACATCCTGGACGCCGCCGGGACCACCCGCTGGATCGACGACGAGGCGCTGATGGATACCGTCACCGCGTTGTCCGGTTCCGGCCCGGCGTACTTCTTCGCCTTGGTCGAAGCGCTGGAAGCGGCCGCGGTGGCGCAGGGCCTGCCGCGCGATACCGCGCGTGCACTCGCCGCGCAGACCTGCCTGGGCGCCGGCCGCATGCTGGTCGACGGCGGCGAAGATCCGGCGCTGCTGCGCCAGCGCGTCACCTCGCCCAACGGCACCACCCAGGCCGCGCTGGAAAGCTTCAGCGCCGACGGCCTGCCGCACATCGTCGCCCGTGCCGTCGCCGCCGCCACCCGGCGCGGCGTGGAACTTGCCGCCGAACTGGACAAGCTGCTGTGA
- a CDS encoding type IV pilus twitching motility protein PilT, with protein sequence MDIAELLAFSVKNKASDLHLSAGLPPMIRVDGDVRRINIPALEHKQVHSLIYDIMSDKQRRDYEEFYETDFSFEIPGLARFRVNAFNQNRGAGAVFRTIPSEVLTLEDLGCPRIFKELIEQPQGLILVTGPTGSGKSTTLAAMVDHINKNEYGHMLTIEDPIEFVHTSQKCLVNQREIHRDTLGFNEALRSALREDPDYILVGELRDLETIRLALTAAETGHLVFATVHTSSAAKTIDRIIDVFPAGEKPMVRSMLSESLRAVISQSLLKKVGGGRIAAHEIMVGIPAIRNLIREDKVAQMYSSIQTGQQFGMQTLDQCLQDLVKRGLVTRQQASSYAKNKDNFK encoded by the coding sequence ATGGACATTGCCGAACTGCTTGCCTTCTCGGTGAAGAACAAGGCCTCGGACCTGCACTTGTCCGCCGGGCTGCCGCCGATGATCCGCGTCGACGGCGACGTCCGCCGGATCAACATCCCCGCGCTCGAACACAAGCAGGTGCACTCGCTGATCTACGACATCATGTCGGACAAGCAGCGGCGCGACTACGAAGAATTCTACGAGACCGACTTCTCGTTCGAGATCCCCGGGTTGGCCCGTTTCCGCGTCAACGCGTTCAACCAGAACCGCGGCGCCGGCGCGGTGTTCCGCACCATTCCGTCCGAGGTGCTGACGCTGGAAGACCTCGGCTGCCCGCGCATCTTCAAGGAACTGATCGAGCAGCCGCAGGGACTGATCCTGGTGACCGGCCCGACCGGCTCGGGCAAGTCAACCACGCTGGCGGCGATGGTCGACCACATCAACAAGAACGAATACGGGCACATGCTCACGATCGAGGACCCGATCGAGTTCGTGCACACCTCGCAGAAGTGCCTGGTCAACCAGCGCGAGATCCATCGCGACACGCTGGGCTTCAACGAGGCGCTGCGCTCGGCGCTGCGCGAGGACCCGGACTACATCCTGGTCGGCGAGTTGCGCGACCTGGAGACCATCCGCCTGGCGCTGACCGCCGCGGAAACCGGCCACCTGGTGTTCGCCACCGTGCACACCAGCTCGGCGGCGAAGACCATCGACCGCATCATCGACGTGTTCCCCGCCGGCGAGAAGCCGATGGTGCGATCGATGCTGTCCGAGTCGCTGCGCGCGGTCATCTCGCAGTCGCTGCTGAAGAAAGTCGGCGGCGGCCGCATCGCGGCGCACGAAATCATGGTCGGCATCCCGGCCATCCGCAACCTGATCCGCGAGGACAAGGTGGCGCAGATGTACTCGTCGATCCAGACCGGCCAGCAGTTCGGCATGCAGACGCTGGACCAGTGCCTGCAGGATCTGGTCAAGCGCGGCCTGGTGACGCGGCAGCAGGCTTCGTCGTATGCCAAGAACAAGGACAATTTCAAGTGA
- a CDS encoding chemotaxis protein CheW yields MNQSVNRTPFEILARYERLSLAHASDTQNKLEAPGLWRGIGFRVGSRLLVSGIDEINELLAVPVLTPVPGTQSWLLGVANVRGNLVPVIDFGRFLFGERTQHTERARLLVVRQGGGNVALLVDEVFGQRTVDEEQRREAGREDDPRLARFVDSRVGEQQLAIFSMNRLVRAPDFRQAAA; encoded by the coding sequence ATGAACCAGTCCGTCAACCGCACTCCGTTCGAGATCCTGGCCCGCTACGAGCGGCTGTCGCTGGCGCATGCGTCGGATACGCAGAACAAGCTGGAGGCACCCGGCCTGTGGCGCGGGATCGGTTTCCGGGTTGGTTCGCGCCTGCTGGTCAGCGGCATCGACGAGATCAATGAATTGCTGGCGGTACCGGTGCTGACGCCGGTGCCGGGCACCCAGTCGTGGCTGCTTGGCGTGGCCAATGTGCGCGGCAACCTGGTGCCGGTGATCGATTTCGGCCGCTTCCTGTTCGGCGAGCGCACGCAGCACACCGAGCGTGCCCGCCTGCTGGTGGTGCGCCAGGGTGGCGGCAACGTGGCGCTGCTGGTCGATGAGGTGTTCGGCCAGCGCACGGTGGACGAAGAGCAGCGACGCGAGGCAGGGCGCGAAGACGATCCGCGACTGGCCCGTTTCGTGGACAGCCGGGTCGGCGAGCAGCAGTTGGCCATTTTCAGCATGAACCGGCTGGTGCGCGCACCGGATTTCCGGCAGGCCGCAGCCTGA
- the gshB gene encoding glutathione synthase has translation MTLSVGVLMDPIGAIKIAKDTSFAMLLEARRRGHSLHYFEQGDLALRDGEPWARIAPLDVREDPQRWYTLGPASWRDLRELDVVLMRKDPPVDAQFIYDTMVLEAAQRGGVAVVNDPRSLRDCNEKLFALQFPQCIAPTLVSRDAGELRRFTAEHGEVVLKPLDGMGGRGIFRARTGDGNLNSMLETLLGGGPHGEGRQFTIAQKFIPAISAGDKRILVIDGEPVPYALARIPQGDEFRGNLAAGGRGVGVPLSERDRWIVNQVAPELRRRGLLFVGLDVIGDYLTEINVTSPTCVRELDAQFGLNIAGQLFDVIEQHVTGNRRA, from the coding sequence ATGACCCTTTCGGTCGGCGTGCTGATGGACCCCATCGGCGCGATCAAGATAGCCAAGGACACCAGTTTCGCGATGCTGCTGGAGGCCCGGCGCCGTGGCCACTCGCTGCACTACTTCGAGCAGGGCGACCTGGCGCTGCGCGATGGCGAGCCGTGGGCGCGGATCGCCCCGCTCGACGTGCGCGAGGACCCGCAGCGCTGGTACACGCTGGGCCCGGCGTCATGGCGCGACCTGCGCGAACTGGACGTGGTGCTGATGCGCAAGGACCCACCGGTCGACGCCCAGTTCATCTACGACACGATGGTGCTGGAAGCGGCCCAGCGCGGCGGCGTGGCGGTGGTCAACGACCCACGCTCGCTGCGCGACTGCAACGAGAAGCTATTCGCACTGCAATTCCCGCAATGCATCGCACCGACCCTGGTCTCGCGCGACGCGGGCGAACTGCGCCGGTTCACCGCCGAACATGGCGAAGTGGTGCTGAAGCCGCTGGACGGCATGGGCGGGCGCGGCATCTTCCGCGCCCGCACCGGTGACGGCAACCTCAACTCGATGCTGGAGACCCTGCTTGGCGGCGGCCCCCACGGCGAAGGGCGGCAGTTCACCATCGCGCAGAAATTCATTCCCGCGATCAGTGCCGGCGACAAGCGCATCCTGGTGATCGATGGCGAACCGGTGCCGTACGCGCTGGCGCGCATCCCGCAGGGCGACGAATTCCGCGGCAACCTGGCCGCCGGCGGTCGCGGCGTCGGCGTGCCGCTGTCCGAGCGCGACCGCTGGATCGTGAACCAGGTGGCACCCGAGCTGCGCCGGCGCGGCCTGCTGTTCGTCGGACTGGACGTGATCGGCGACTACCTGACCGAGATCAACGTCACATCCCCGACCTGCGTGCGTGAACTGGACGCCCAGTTCGGGCTTAACATTGCCGGCCAGCTGTTCGACGTCATCGAGCAGCACGTCACCGGAAACCGCCGAGCGTGA
- the ruvX gene encoding Holliday junction resolvase RuvX has translation MSCVFGFDVGSRLTGVAIGNTFTASARALATLPVRGDGNPDWPRLDTLRQAWQPGTLVVGLPLTLDGAEQPASRRARQFAAQLQQRYGLPVVLVDERHSSQEAAQRFAAARAVGLKRRRDAADIDAEAAAVILERWLAGADAPAADTPGH, from the coding sequence ATGAGCTGTGTGTTCGGCTTCGACGTCGGCAGCCGGCTCACCGGCGTGGCGATCGGCAATACCTTCACCGCCAGCGCGCGCGCGCTGGCCACGCTGCCAGTACGCGGCGACGGCAATCCGGACTGGCCACGCCTCGACACGCTGCGCCAGGCATGGCAGCCCGGCACCCTGGTGGTCGGCCTGCCGCTGACCCTGGACGGTGCCGAGCAGCCCGCCAGCCGCCGCGCCCGCCAGTTCGCCGCCCAGTTGCAGCAGCGCTATGGCCTGCCGGTGGTGCTGGTCGATGAGCGGCACAGCTCGCAGGAAGCCGCACAGCGGTTCGCCGCCGCCCGCGCGGTGGGGCTCAAGCGCCGCCGCGATGCCGCCGACATCGACGCCGAAGCGGCGGCGGTCATCCTCGAGCGCTGGCTCGCCGGCGCCGACGCGCCAGCGGCCGACACGCCCGGCCACTGA
- a CDS encoding YggT family protein: protein MSYLLKALSMLLELAFDAAVTLLLLRVAAEACRADFHNPLSQFVYRTTNPVLAPIRRVLPNWRRINLAALLLAWLAMLLKFLLLFALHGTMPHPLGLIVLALAELLDFVLLCYLVLIFGWSLLSMFAVDRRHPLLQLAGSIVAPLLRPLRDRLVVGQIDFAPMAVMIALLLARLLLAAPLLDLGTRLALGG, encoded by the coding sequence GTGAGCTACCTGCTGAAGGCGCTGTCCATGTTGCTCGAACTGGCGTTCGACGCGGCGGTCACCCTGCTGCTGCTGCGCGTGGCGGCCGAAGCCTGTCGCGCCGATTTCCACAACCCGCTGAGCCAGTTCGTCTACCGCACCACCAACCCGGTGCTGGCGCCGATCCGCCGCGTGCTGCCGAACTGGCGCCGGATCAACCTGGCTGCCCTGCTGCTGGCGTGGCTGGCGATGCTGCTCAAGTTCCTGCTGCTGTTCGCCCTGCACGGTACGATGCCGCACCCGCTCGGCCTGATCGTGCTGGCGCTGGCCGAGCTGCTCGACTTCGTGCTGCTGTGCTACCTGGTGCTGATCTTCGGCTGGTCGCTGCTGAGCATGTTCGCGGTGGACCGCCGCCACCCGCTGCTGCAGCTCGCCGGCAGCATCGTCGCCCCGTTGCTGCGTCCGCTACGCGACAGGCTGGTCGTCGGCCAGATCGACTTCGCGCCGATGGCGGTGATGATCGCCCTGCTGCTGGCCCGCCTGCTGCTCGCCGCGCCGCTGCTGGACCTCGGCACCCGGCTGGCCCTGGGCGGCTGA
- a CDS encoding aspartate carbamoyltransferase catalytic subunit — protein MSPRLRHLTSLENLPRETIERLLDRAESLRDACAHGTRKLDVLAGRTVLNLFFEPSTRTRTSFELAARRLGADVINFDIGLSSTSKGEELFDTLHTLEAMHLDAIIVRHKLSGTPDELVRHAMSGVSVINAGDGNHAHPTQGLLDALTIRQHRPDFENLKVLICGDIRHSRVARSDINAFTTLGVKDIRLCGPAELMPPAEEMPQCRRHDNFDQAIDGVDAVIMLRLQKERMASIELPDEAAYFAHYGLDRRRLALAAPGCLVMHPGPINRGIEIASEVADGAQSRILEQVGNGVFVRMAVLNEVLAR, from the coding sequence ATGAGCCCTCGCCTGCGCCACCTGACCTCCCTGGAAAACCTGCCGCGCGAGACGATCGAGCGCCTGCTCGATCGCGCCGAGTCGCTGCGCGACGCCTGCGCGCACGGCACCCGCAAGCTCGACGTGCTGGCCGGGCGCACCGTACTGAACCTGTTCTTCGAGCCGTCCACGCGCACCCGCACCTCGTTCGAGCTGGCCGCGCGGCGTCTTGGCGCCGACGTGATCAACTTCGACATCGGGCTGTCCTCCACCAGCAAGGGCGAGGAACTGTTCGACACCCTGCACACGCTGGAGGCGATGCACCTGGACGCGATCATCGTGCGCCACAAGCTTTCGGGCACGCCGGACGAACTGGTGCGCCACGCGATGAGCGGGGTCTCGGTGATCAACGCCGGCGACGGCAACCACGCGCACCCCACCCAGGGCCTGCTGGACGCGTTGACGATCCGCCAGCACCGGCCAGACTTCGAGAACCTCAAGGTGCTCATCTGCGGCGACATCAGGCACTCGCGGGTGGCCCGCTCGGACATCAACGCGTTCACCACGCTTGGGGTGAAGGACATCCGCCTGTGCGGACCGGCCGAACTGATGCCGCCGGCGGAGGAGATGCCGCAGTGCCGCCGCCACGACAACTTCGACCAGGCCATCGACGGCGTCGACGCAGTGATCATGCTGCGCCTGCAGAAGGAGCGCATGGCCAGCATCGAGCTGCCGGACGAAGCGGCGTACTTCGCCCATTACGGACTGGACCGGCGACGTCTGGCGCTGGCTGCCCCGGGCTGCCTGGTAATGCACCCCGGCCCGATCAACCGCGGCATCGAGATTGCCTCGGAGGTGGCCGACGGCGCCCAGTCGCGCATCCTCGAACAGGTCGGCAACGGCGTGTTCGTGCGCATGGCCGTGCTCAACGAAGTGCTGGCCCGCTGA
- a CDS encoding response regulator: MATILIIDDSPTDVRVFTTLLERAGHQVVAVSTAEEGIERVRADLPGLVIMDVIMPGMNGFQATRTLTRDPKTQNVPIVMITTKSMETDRVWGLRQGARAFITKPVNEKELLACINELLPSEK; this comes from the coding sequence GTGGCCACCATTCTTATCATCGACGACTCGCCGACCGACGTGCGCGTGTTCACCACGCTGCTTGAACGGGCCGGGCACCAGGTCGTTGCCGTCAGCACGGCCGAGGAGGGCATTGAGCGCGTGCGCGCCGACCTGCCCGGCCTGGTCATCATGGACGTGATCATGCCCGGCATGAACGGTTTCCAGGCCACGCGTACGCTCACGCGCGACCCGAAGACCCAGAACGTGCCGATCGTGATGATCACCACCAAGTCGATGGAGACGGACCGCGTATGGGGGCTGCGTCAGGGCGCCCGCGCGTTCATCACCAAGCCGGTGAACGAAAAAGAGCTGCTGGCGTGCATCAACGAATTGTTGCCGAGCGAGAAATGA
- a CDS encoding energy transducer TonB, producing MSATATVNSPPDPIGATLLFSLLLHGVLLLGITFHFVKPTPSLPTLDVTLVNVANQQAPDKADFLAQANNTGGGRSDRAARPSELFSGAIPKPDPGIAAQPVEATTPQPREATPTRMVTTSGATDFRVTSDTAQTAVDPQESTPTAAELKRQQAIAQLAAELRKKKVDYAKRPKVKYLTASTREYAYAAYMRGWSDRVERVGNLNYPEEARSRGLHGDVLLTVVLNLDGSIKSIEVIQSSGQKVLDAAAERIVRLAAPFPPAPRSAERIDELNITRTWRFQPDNVLQTR from the coding sequence GTGAGCGCCACTGCAACCGTCAACTCCCCACCCGATCCGATCGGCGCCACCCTGCTGTTCTCGCTGCTGCTGCACGGCGTGCTGCTGCTGGGCATCACCTTCCACTTCGTGAAACCCACGCCCAGCCTGCCCACGCTGGACGTGACCCTGGTCAACGTGGCCAACCAGCAGGCGCCGGACAAGGCGGACTTCCTGGCCCAGGCGAACAACACCGGCGGTGGCCGCAGCGACCGCGCCGCGCGGCCGTCGGAGCTGTTCTCCGGTGCGATCCCGAAACCCGACCCCGGCATCGCGGCGCAACCGGTCGAGGCCACCACGCCGCAACCGCGCGAGGCCACCCCGACCCGCATGGTCACCACCAGCGGCGCCACCGACTTCCGCGTGACCAGCGACACCGCGCAGACCGCGGTCGACCCGCAGGAATCGACCCCGACCGCCGCCGAGCTGAAGCGCCAGCAGGCGATCGCCCAGCTGGCCGCCGAATTGCGCAAGAAGAAGGTGGACTACGCCAAGCGGCCGAAGGTGAAGTACCTCACCGCCAGCACGCGGGAATACGCCTACGCCGCCTACATGCGCGGCTGGTCCGACCGGGTCGAGCGGGTCGGCAACCTCAACTACCCGGAGGAAGCGCGCAGCCGCGGCCTGCACGGCGACGTGCTGCTCACGGTGGTGCTCAACCTCGACGGCAGCATCAAGAGCATCGAGGTGATCCAGAGCTCCGGCCAGAAGGTGCTGGACGCCGCTGCCGAGCGCATCGTGCGCCTGGCCGCGCCGTTCCCGCCGGCGCCCCGGAGCGCGGAGCGCATCGACGAACTCAACATCACCCGCACCTGGCGCTTCCAGCCGGACAACGTGCTGCAGACCCGCTGA
- a CDS encoding PilT/PilU family type 4a pilus ATPase — translation MSDFDFTSFLKLMVHKKASDLFITAGVAPSMKVQGRIVPITQSPLSVQQARDMVLNVMTPGQREEFEKTHECQFAISAQGVGRFRVSCFYQRNCVGMVLRRIESKIPTIEELTLPPVLKQLAMTKRGIIVFVGATGSGKSTSLAAMIGYRNANSTGHIITIEDPIEYVHKHEGCIITQREVGIDTDSWDNALKNTLRQAPDVIMIGEVRTREGMDHAIAFAETGHLVLCTLHANNANQAMDRILHFFPEDRRQQLLMDLSLNLKGIVAQMLIPTPDGKARRVAVEILLGTPLVQDYIRQGEIHKLKEVMKESTLLGMKTFDQSLVELYHAGEISYEDALRYADSSNEVRLRIKLAQGGDAHTLSQGLDGVELEETRDAQNFGSNFLNR, via the coding sequence ATGAGCGACTTTGATTTCACCTCGTTCCTGAAACTGATGGTGCACAAGAAGGCTTCCGACCTGTTCATCACCGCCGGCGTGGCGCCGTCGATGAAGGTGCAGGGCCGGATCGTGCCGATCACGCAGAGCCCGCTCAGCGTGCAGCAGGCCCGTGACATGGTGCTCAACGTGATGACGCCGGGCCAGCGCGAGGAATTCGAGAAGACCCACGAGTGCCAGTTCGCGATCTCTGCGCAGGGCGTGGGCCGTTTCCGCGTGTCGTGCTTCTACCAGCGCAACTGCGTGGGCATGGTGCTGCGCCGGATCGAGTCGAAGATCCCCACCATCGAGGAGCTGACCCTGCCGCCGGTGCTCAAGCAGCTGGCGATGACCAAGCGCGGCATCATCGTCTTCGTCGGCGCCACCGGGTCGGGCAAATCGACCTCGCTGGCGGCGATGATCGGCTACCGCAACGCCAATTCCACCGGCCACATCATAACGATCGAGGATCCGATCGAGTACGTGCACAAGCACGAAGGCTGCATCATCACCCAGCGCGAGGTCGGCATCGACACCGACAGCTGGGACAACGCGCTGAAGAACACCCTGCGCCAGGCGCCGGACGTGATCATGATTGGCGAGGTGCGCACGCGCGAGGGCATGGACCATGCGATCGCGTTTGCCGAAACCGGCCACCTGGTGCTGTGCACGCTGCACGCGAACAATGCGAACCAGGCGATGGACCGCATCCTGCACTTCTTCCCGGAGGATCGTCGCCAGCAGTTGCTGATGGACCTGTCCCTGAACCTGAAGGGCATCGTGGCGCAGATGCTGATCCCCACCCCGGACGGCAAGGCGCGCCGGGTGGCGGTGGAGATCCTGCTGGGCACGCCGCTGGTGCAGGACTATATCCGCCAGGGCGAGATCCACAAGCTGAAGGAAGTGATGAAGGAATCCACCCTGCTCGGCATGAAGACGTTCGACCAGAGTCTGGTCGAGCTGTACCACGCCGGCGAGATCAGCTACGAGGATGCGCTGCGTTACGCCGACAGCTCCAACGAAGTGCGCCTGCGCATCAAGCTGGCGCAGGGCGGCGATGCACACACCCTGTCGCAGGGCCTGGACGGCGTCGAGCTGGAGGAAACCCGCGACGCGCAGAATTTCGGGAGCAACTTCCTGAACCGTTGA
- the pilG gene encoding twitching motility response regulator PilG, which produces MSANDLAGLKVMVIDDSKTIRRTAETLLKKEGCEVLTAVDGFEALAKISDQKPAIIFVDIMMPRLDGYQTCALIKNNPQFRATPVIMLSSKDGLFDKARGRIVGAEQYLTKPFTRDELLGAIHRHVSPVSSH; this is translated from the coding sequence ATGAGTGCTAATGACTTGGCTGGTCTCAAGGTCATGGTGATCGACGACTCGAAGACCATCCGCCGCACGGCGGAAACCTTGCTGAAAAAAGAGGGGTGCGAGGTGCTGACCGCCGTCGACGGCTTCGAGGCACTCGCCAAGATCTCCGACCAGAAGCCTGCGATCATCTTCGTCGACATCATGATGCCGCGGCTGGATGGCTATCAGACCTGCGCGCTGATCAAGAACAATCCGCAGTTCCGCGCCACGCCGGTGATCATGCTGTCCTCCAAGGACGGCCTGTTCGACAAGGCGCGTGGCCGCATCGTGGGTGCCGAGCAGTATCTGACCAAGCCATTCACGCGGGACGAGCTGCTTGGTGCCATCCATCGCCATGTCAGTCCGGTATCGAGCCACTGA
- a CDS encoding YqgE/AlgH family protein translates to MTAVQPSTLTGHFLIAMPNLADPPFSRGVALLCQHDEDGAVGLLVNQLSEYRLGDVLAQMKLECMDSELADAPVLIGGPVQQERGFVLHREPGDWDSSYRINTEWSVTTSRDILVAMAAGEGPRQAIMVLGYAGWDAGQLEQELMANAWLTAEACGRVVFDTPLEERWSAAAGLVGVDPRQLSGYAGHA, encoded by the coding sequence ATGACCGCCGTGCAGCCCTCGACCCTCACCGGGCATTTCCTGATCGCCATGCCGAACCTGGCCGATCCGCCGTTCTCGCGCGGCGTGGCGCTGCTGTGCCAGCACGACGAGGACGGCGCGGTCGGCCTGCTGGTGAACCAGCTGTCCGAATACCGCCTGGGCGACGTGCTGGCGCAGATGAAACTGGAATGCATGGACAGCGAACTGGCCGATGCGCCGGTGCTGATCGGCGGCCCGGTACAGCAGGAGCGCGGCTTCGTGCTGCATCGCGAGCCCGGCGACTGGGACTCCAGTTACCGCATCAACACCGAATGGTCGGTCACCACCTCGCGCGACATCCTGGTCGCGATGGCCGCCGGCGAAGGCCCGCGCCAGGCGATCATGGTGCTCGGCTACGCCGGCTGGGACGCCGGCCAGCTGGAACAGGAACTGATGGCGAACGCGTGGCTCACCGCCGAGGCCTGCGGCCGGGTGGTGTTCGACACTCCGCTGGAGGAACGCTGGAGTGCCGCTGCCGGACTGGTCGGGGTCGACCCGCGCCAGTTGTCCGGCTACGCGGGTCACGCATGA